A genomic segment from Gadus morhua chromosome 4, gadMor3.0, whole genome shotgun sequence encodes:
- the LOC115541679 gene encoding uncharacterized protein LOC115541679 isoform X1: protein MGVRKVSNVFTPQRIITMKWMYIFLRVILGAVVSFQNVLSNPVLELIVRPGENVTLYCDCNSSTGVYIIWFRNCSHENQPTFVLETVEANPKTEIHYSYERKYLHYNFKWNISTSSHDLLINSISETHLGLYYCGTREKLTLDTGLIKFVYTYGNSTTRILLGPAAPDCGQCWVLLVILCPSSALLLSLLSSLVVYLRCRRKDEDLHVAQTSPSSRDVTSIRNQDEVGLCYATLDIPLRSQRPKKKRVQPSEFSTYSAINTKRM, encoded by the exons ATGGGCGTCAGAAAGGTATCAAATGTCTTTACTCCTCAACGGATCATCACCATGAAATGGATGTATATATTTCTACGCGTTATCTTGG GTGCTGTTGTGTCCTTTCAGAACGTACTCTCTAACCCAGTATTGGAGCTGATTGTGAGACCAGGAGAAAACGTTACTCTATACTGTGACTGTAATTCCTCAACTGGTGTTTATATCATTTGGTTCAGAAATTGTTCTCATGAAAATCAGCCAACATTTGTATTGGAAACCGTTGAAGCCAATCCGAAAACGGAAATTCATTACTCATATGAAAGAAAATATTTACATTATAATTTTAAATGGAACATATCTACGAGCTCGCATGATTTACTGATTAACAGCATCAGTGAAACTCACCTGGGACTATACTACTGCGGAACTCGAGAAAAACTTACTCTGGATACAGGATTAATCAAATTTGTCTACACATATGGAAATTCAACCACAAGGATTTTACTTG GCCCTGCTGCTCCAGACTGTGGACAGTGCTGGGTGCTGCTGGTCATCCTGtgtccctcctctgctcttctcctctccctcctctcatccttggTCGTCTACCTCCGCTGTAGAAGGAAAG aTGAAGACCTCCATGTTGCTCAGACATCACCCAGCAGTAGAGATGTAACATCAATCAGGAACCAG GATGAAGTTGGCCTGTGTTACGCTACACTGGATATCCCTCTACGTTCTCAGAGACCTAAAAAGAAGAGAGTCCAACCCTCAGAGTTCAGCACCTACTCAGCCATCAATACTAAGAGGATGTGA
- the LOC115541682 gene encoding uncharacterized protein LOC115541682 isoform X2: MGVMKVSNVFTPPQIIMMSWTYVFLPVILGAVVSCQDVLSNPVVELTVRPGQNVTLYCDCKLTTNVNLVWYRNCSHENQPTLALNWKDRDNGIFEYEENGRNFSHLNMMLNASSNSYDLLIKNITDSHLGLYYCGTEELNGEKGNKKEYIYTYGKIITRILFVRAGKPSGISQETRPLTLQDEDENYSHVFYVVLETPQHKGSHSFFARSTSGL, translated from the exons ATGGGTGTGATGAAAGTATCAAATGTCTTCACTCCTCCACAGATCATCATGATGAGCTGGACGTATGTCTTTCTTCCCGTCATCTTGG GTGCTGTTGTGTCCTGTCAGGACGTACTCTCTAACCCAGTAGTGGAGCTGACCGTGAGACCAGGACAAAACGTTACTCTATACTGTGACTGTAAACTCACAACTAATGTAAATCTTGTTTGGTACAGGAACTGTTCTCATGAAAATCAGCCAACACTAGCTCTGAATTGGAAGGACAGAGATAATGGCATTTTTGAATATGAAGAGAATGGACGAAACTTTTCCCATTTAAATATGATGTTGAACGCTTCGTCAAACTCATACGACTTACTGATTAAGAACATTACTGATTCTCACCTTGGTCTCTACTACTGTGGAACTGAAGAACTGAACGGGGAAAAAGGAAACAAGAAAGAATATATCTACACATATGGTAAAATAATCACAAGGATTTTGTTTG TTCGTGCCGGAAAACCCTCTGGCATCTCTCAGGAAACCAGACCTTTAACACTGCAAGATGAG GATGAAAACTACAGCCATGTGTTTTATGTTGTGTTGGAAACTCCACAGCACAAAGGATCTCACAGCTTCTTCGCCCGCAGTACGAGTGGGCTTTGA
- the LOC115541682 gene encoding uncharacterized protein LOC115541682 isoform X1, translating into MGVMKVSNVFTPPQIIMMSWTYVFLPVILGAVVSCQDVLSNPVVELTVRPGQNVTLYCDCKLTTNVNLVWYRNCSHENQPTLALNWKDRDNGIFEYEENGRNFSHLNMMLNASSNSYDLLIKNITDSHLGLYYCGTEELNGEKGNKKEYIYTYGKIITRILFDIPLDAGAGDPAAPGCGQCWMLLVTLCPSSALLSLFLYFLCSHMVRAGKPSGISQETRPLTLQDEDENYSHVFYVVLETPQHKGSHSFFARSTSGL; encoded by the exons ATGGGTGTGATGAAAGTATCAAATGTCTTCACTCCTCCACAGATCATCATGATGAGCTGGACGTATGTCTTTCTTCCCGTCATCTTGG GTGCTGTTGTGTCCTGTCAGGACGTACTCTCTAACCCAGTAGTGGAGCTGACCGTGAGACCAGGACAAAACGTTACTCTATACTGTGACTGTAAACTCACAACTAATGTAAATCTTGTTTGGTACAGGAACTGTTCTCATGAAAATCAGCCAACACTAGCTCTGAATTGGAAGGACAGAGATAATGGCATTTTTGAATATGAAGAGAATGGACGAAACTTTTCCCATTTAAATATGATGTTGAACGCTTCGTCAAACTCATACGACTTACTGATTAAGAACATTACTGATTCTCACCTTGGTCTCTACTACTGTGGAACTGAAGAACTGAACGGGGAAAAAGGAAACAAGAAAGAATATATCTACACATATGGTAAAATAATCACAAGGATTTTGTTTG ATATCCCTTTAGATGCCGGTGCTGGAGACCCTGCTGCTCCAGGCTGTGGGCAGTGCTGGATGCTGCTGGTCACCCTGTGCccgtcctctgctctcctctctttgtTCCTCTACTTCCTCTGCAGTCACATGG TTCGTGCCGGAAAACCCTCTGGCATCTCTCAGGAAACCAGACCTTTAACACTGCAAGATGAG GATGAAAACTACAGCCATGTGTTTTATGTTGTGTTGGAAACTCCACAGCACAAAGGATCTCACAGCTTCTTCGCCCGCAGTACGAGTGGGCTTTGA
- the LOC115541679 gene encoding uncharacterized protein LOC115541679 isoform X2, with protein sequence MGVRKVSNVFTPQRIITMKWMYIFLRVILGAVVSFQNVLSNPVLELIVRPGENVTLYCDCNSSTGVYIIWFRNCSHENQPTFVLETVEANPKTEIHYSYERKYLHYNFKWNISTSSHDLLINSISETHLGLYYCGTREKLTLDTGLIKFVYTYGNSTTRILLGPAAPDCGQCWMLLVILCPSSALLLSLLSSLVVYLLCRRKDEDLHVAQTSPSIRDVTSIRNQDEVGLCYATLDIPLRSQRPKKKRVQPSEFSTYSAINTKRM encoded by the exons ATGGGCGTCAGAAAGGTATCAAATGTCTTTACTCCTCAACGGATCATCACCATGAAATGGATGTATATATTTCTACGCGTTATCTTGG GTGCTGTTGTGTCCTTTCAGAACGTACTCTCTAACCCAGTATTGGAGCTGATTGTGAGACCAGGAGAAAACGTTACTCTATACTGTGACTGTAATTCCTCAACTGGTGTTTATATCATTTGGTTCAGAAATTGTTCTCATGAAAATCAGCCAACATTTGTATTGGAAACCGTTGAAGCCAATCCGAAAACGGAAATTCATTACTCATATGAAAGAAAATATTTACATTATAATTTTAAATGGAACATATCTACGAGCTCGCATGATTTACTGATTAACAGCATCAGTGAAACTCACCTGGGACTATACTACTGCGGAACTCGAGAAAAACTTACTCTGGATACAGGATTAATCAAATTTGTCTACACATATGGAAATTCAACCACAAGGATTTTACTTG GCCCTGCTGCTCCAGACTGTGGACAGTGCTGGATGCTGCTGGTCATTCTATGTCCgtcctctgctcttctcctctccctcctctcatccttggTCGTCTACCTCCTCTGCAGAAGGAAAG aTGAAGACCTCCATGTTGCTCAGACATCACCCAGCATTAGAGATGTAACATCAATCAGGAACCAG GATGAAGTTGGCCTGTGTTACGCTACACTGGATATCCCTCTACGTTCTCAGAGACCTAAAAAGAAGAGAGTCCAACCCTCAGAGTTCAGCACCTACTCAGCCATCAATACTAAGAGGATGTGA
- the LOC115541679 gene encoding uncharacterized protein LOC115541679 isoform X4: protein MGVRKVSNVFTRIITMKWMYIFLRVILGAVVSFQNVLSNPVLELIVRPGENVTLYCDCNSSTGVYIIWFRNCSHENQPTFVLETVEANPKKEIHHSYERKYLHYHFKWNISTSSYDLLINSISETHLGLYYCGTREKLTLDAGLTKFVYTYGNSSTRILLGPAAPDCGQCWVLLVILCPSSALLLSLLSSLVVYLRCRRKDEDLHVAQTSPSSRDVTSIRNQDEVGLCYATLDIPLRSQRPKKKRVQPSEFSTYSAINTKRM, encoded by the exons ATGGGCGTCAGAAAGGTATCAAATGTCTTTACTCGGATCATCACCATGAAATGGATGTATATATTTCTACGCGTTATCTTGG GTGCTGTTGTGTCCTTTCAGAACGTACTCTCTAACCCAGTATTGGAGCTGATTGTGAGACCAGGAGAAAACGTTACTCTATACTGTGACTGTAATTCCTCAACTGGTGTTTATATCATTTGGTTCAGAAATTGTTCTCATGAAAATCAGCCAACCTTTGTATTGGAAACCGTTGAAGCCAATCCAAAAAAGGAAATTCATCACTCATATGAAAGAAAATATTTACATTATCATTTTAAATGGAACATATCTACGAGCTCGTATGATTTACTGATTAACAGCATCAGTGAAACTCACCTGGGACTATACTACTGCGGAACTCGAGAAAAACTTACTCTGGATGCAGGATTAACCAAATTTGTCTACACATATGGAAATTCAAGCACAAGGATTTTACTTG GCCCTGCTGCTCCAGACTGTGGACAGTGCTGGGTGCTGCTGGTCATCCTGtgtccctcctctgctcttctcctctccctcctctcatccttggTCGTCTACCTCCGCTGTAGAAGGAAAG aTGAAGACCTCCATGTTGCTCAGACATCACCCAGCAGTAGAGATGTAACATCAATCAGGAACCAG GATGAAGTTGGCCTGTGTTACGCTACACTGGATATCCCTCTACGTTCTCAGAGACCTAAAAAGAAGAGAGTCCAACCCTCAGAGTTCAGCACCTACTCAGCCATCAATACTAAGAGGATGTGA